Proteins from one Malaya genurostris strain Urasoe2022 chromosome 2, Malgen_1.1, whole genome shotgun sequence genomic window:
- the LOC131428236 gene encoding testis-specific zinc finger protein topi, with protein MAAKTDASDQLFAQSSTKGLLDVSVDNCNIKCANCDQIFSPDQFEEHVCEYDERKKRIEPTSILDDHPCFKQIEENIEQWKKLTRKGKNEHDTDKRKRPTGLKDILREFHNCTHCDKKFVHASGLSRHMNNCHLDKIGTTTKPPKVSTKKSSEPFKVCLKCLKCGMIFGSVDKMMEHIENADWEHEMEQTNGSYKKNGNVCLRKAIRIVILTTVFQCEFCEKHFSDLSSLYEHESLHDPAMGYECSLCEIKITRIKDTLNHRLSECVFREAWNEEFKSLSKYFACNVCDEQFASLPALYEHRYENYHLFPRLSKTYDTESTESFKIGCELCGVTFDNAESIFTHHVDLHAPKKSSTLGTRRQPKPNASVPSSPNSATRPYLCELCGKTYTQSSHLWQHLRFHNGVRPFTCPETGCNRSFTIRPDLKDHIRKCHTGERPYHCSLCDKRFLTGSVYYQHRLIHRGERRYGCEECGKRFYRADALKNHQRIHSGEKPFNCPHCEKHFRQRGDREKHIRVKHMKRTKNCSDYERKPTTGRVKGNRQTLRRAAKATCNEDEYHESGEHYTEESSVVYVGEVALPASLFQPILNDIDML; from the exons ATGGCTGCTAAGACTGATGCCAGTGATCAGCTGTTTGCGCAAAGCAGCACCAAAG GTCTATTAGATGTTTCCGTGGACAATTGCAACATAAAATGTGCAAATTGCGACCAGATTTTTTCGCCGGATCAATTCGAAGAGCATGTTTGCGAGTACGATGAACGCAAAAAGCGAATTGAGCCGACTAGTATTTTGGATGACCATCCGTGTTTTAAacaaatcgaagaaaatattgAACAGTGGAAAAAGTTGACGAGGAAGGggaaaaatgaacatgataccgACAAGCGAAAACGACCCACTGGGCTAAAAGACATTCTTCGGGAATTCCACAATTGCACTCACTGTGATAAAAAATTTGTGCATGCGTCCGGTCTCTCTAGGCACATGAATAATTGTCATCTGGATAAAATTGGCACGACAACGAAGCCACCCAAAGTTTCGACGAAAAAATCTTCCGAACCATTTAAGGTGTGTTTGAAATGTCTAAAATGTGgaatgatttttggttcagttgATAAAATGATGGAACACATAGAGAATGCAGATTGGGAACATGAAATGGAACAAACAAATGGCAGCTATAAGAAAAACGGAAACGTTTGCTTGCGGAAGGCAATCCGCATAGTGATACTGACAACCGTATTCCAATGCGAATTTTGCGAGAAACATTTCTCGGACCTATCTAGCTTATACGAGCATGAATCATTGCACGATCCTGCAATGGGCTATGAATGTTCGCTATGTGAAATCAAAATAACACGCATCAAAGACACTCTTAATCATAGATTAAGCGAATGCGTCTTTCGAGAAGCTTGGAATGAGGAGTTCAAAAGTCTTTCTAAATATTTTGCCTGTAACGTTTGTGATGAACAGTTTGCAAGTTTGCCAGCATTATATGAGCACAGGTACGAGAACTATCATTTGTTTCCACGTCTGTCGAAGACATACGACACTGAAAGTACTGAGTCGTTCAAAATTGGTTGTGAGCTATGCGGTGTAACCTTTGACAATGCCGAATCCATATTCACTCATCACGTAGATTTGCATGCTCCCAAGAAGTCTAGTACTCTCGGAACACGTCGTCAACCGAAACCAAATGCATCAGTGCCAAGTTCTCCTAATTCTGCAACTAGGCCTTATTTGTGTGAGCTGTGTGGTAAAACTTACACTCAATCGAGCCATCTTTGGCAGCATTTACGTTTTCACAATGGTGTTCGTCCGTTTACTTGCCCAGAAACTGGGTGCAATCGCAGCTTCACTATTCGTCCTGATTTGAAAGATCATATTCGTAAATGCCACACCGGTGAACGCCCGTACCACTGTTCGCTCTGCGATAAACGTTTTCTCACCGGTTCCGTTTATTATCAGCACCGCTTGATCCACCGAGGCGAAAGACGTTATGGTTGCGAGGAATGTGGCAAGCGTTTCTATAGAGCAgatgcactgaaaaatcatcagCGAATTCACTCTG GTGAGAAGCCATTCAACTGTCCCCACTGTGAAAAGCACTTTCGTCAAAGAGGGGATCGAGAGAAGCATATACGAGTAAAGCATATGAAAAGAACGAAGAATTGTTCGGACTATGAGAGAAAGCCGACTACCGGTCGCGTTAAAGGAAATAGACAAACGCTCCGTAGGGCAGCTAAGGCCACCTGCAATGAAGATGAATATCATGAAAGTGGTGAACATTACACCGAGGAATCTTCGGTGGTTTATGTCGGCGAAGTTGCACTACCGGCCAGCCTTTTCCAACCTATACTGAATGATATTGATATGCTATGA